From a region of the Mytilus galloprovincialis chromosome 3, xbMytGall1.hap1.1, whole genome shotgun sequence genome:
- the LOC143066633 gene encoding caspase-7-like isoform X3: MPSQTNKTNNKEKPHEKNNVCSHIYDFKFEHSNRRVAILIINSFKISEQPERRFADEDKTKMKKLFELLDFEVIVLENRKSGDLWEDLQAINRQIENNCDCLACVISSHGAEIPIASSSETSPQPRHHVLYTEDNIIPTDTILKLFNDENCPNLQGKPRMFFIQACRSIFDIAPKSEVDEGYTIDLVQDQVDIDKVPEKTKETLADTHGRHEEEENNLSNCKPIEPVDFCLIPCYEDYLVMFSSSSGKLGWSNKGKGGWLMYCLFTVFEELLDTNFDNFLQILSRVCGKMATDLETSHGNKVYNKTKSAAVIYHMLTKDLYLRPKSMMESET, translated from the exons ATGCCATCCCAAActaacaaaacaaataacaaggaaaagccacatgaaaaaaataatgtatgcaGCCACATATATGACTTCAAGTTTGAACATTCAAATAGAAGAGTTGCCATCTTGATCATCAATTCCTTTAAAATTTCTGAACAACCAGAGCGTCGGTTTGCTGATGAAGATAAAACGAAgatgaaaaaactatttgaattgcTGGACTTTGAAGTCATTGTATTAGAAAATAGAAAAAGCGGTGATCTGTGGGAAGATTTACAAG CAATAAATCGTCAGATAGAAAATAACTGCGATTGCTTGGCATGTGTGATAAGTTCTCATGGGGCAGAAATACCCATTGCTTCAAGTAGCGAAACCTCACCACAGCCAAGACATCATGTACTCTATACAGAAGACAATATAATTCCTACTGATACAATTCTTAAATTGTTTAACGACGAGAATTGTCCAAATCTGCAAGGAAAACCTAGAATGTTTTTCATTCAG GCTTGTAGAAGTATTTTCGACATCGCTCCTAAAAGTGAAGTAGACGAAGGATATACAATTGACTTAGTACAAGATCAAGTTGATATTGATAAAGTTCCTGAAAAAACGAAAGAAACATTGGCTGATACGCATGGCCGACATGAAGAGGAGGAAAACAATCTGTCTAACTGTAAACCAATTGAACCTGTAGATTTTTGTCTTATTCCATGCTACGAGGATTATCTAGTTATGTTTTCAAGTTCATCAG GGAAACTTGGTTGGTCTAATAAGGGTAAAGGAGGATGGCTTATGTACTGTTTGTTTACTGTGTTTGAGGAGTTATTGGATACCAACTTCGACAATTTTCTTCAGATTTTATCAAGAGTCTGTGGTAAAATGGCTACAGATTTAGAAACATCGCATGGAAATAAGGTGTACAATAAAACCAAATCAGCAGCAGTCATATATCATATGTTAACCAAAGATTTATATCTACGACCAAAATCTATGATGGAAAGTGAAACTTGA
- the LOC143066633 gene encoding caspase-7-like isoform X2, with product MEISESESQINESTPDGVKKRMRGLIDWFKLKTGQMPSQTNKTNNKEKPHEKNNVCSHIYDFKFEHSNRRVAILIINSFKISEQPERRFADEDKTKMKKLFELLDFEVIVLENRKSGDLWEDLQAINRQIENNCDCLACVISSHGAEIPIASSSETSPQPRHHVLYTEDNIIPTDTILKLFNDENCPNLQGKPRMFFIQACRSIFDIAPKSEVDEGYTIDLVQDQVDIDKVPEKTKETLADTHGRHEEEENNLSNCKPIEPVDFCLIPCYEDYLVMFSSSSGKLGWSNKGKGGWLMYCLFTVFEELLDTNFDNFLQILSRVCGKMATDLETSHGNKVYNKTKSAAVIYHMLTKDLYLRPKSMMESET from the exons GTTTAAGCTGAAAACTGGACAGATGCCATCCCAAActaacaaaacaaataacaaggaaaagccacatgaaaaaaataatgtatgcaGCCACATATATGACTTCAAGTTTGAACATTCAAATAGAAGAGTTGCCATCTTGATCATCAATTCCTTTAAAATTTCTGAACAACCAGAGCGTCGGTTTGCTGATGAAGATAAAACGAAgatgaaaaaactatttgaattgcTGGACTTTGAAGTCATTGTATTAGAAAATAGAAAAAGCGGTGATCTGTGGGAAGATTTACAAG CAATAAATCGTCAGATAGAAAATAACTGCGATTGCTTGGCATGTGTGATAAGTTCTCATGGGGCAGAAATACCCATTGCTTCAAGTAGCGAAACCTCACCACAGCCAAGACATCATGTACTCTATACAGAAGACAATATAATTCCTACTGATACAATTCTTAAATTGTTTAACGACGAGAATTGTCCAAATCTGCAAGGAAAACCTAGAATGTTTTTCATTCAG GCTTGTAGAAGTATTTTCGACATCGCTCCTAAAAGTGAAGTAGACGAAGGATATACAATTGACTTAGTACAAGATCAAGTTGATATTGATAAAGTTCCTGAAAAAACGAAAGAAACATTGGCTGATACGCATGGCCGACATGAAGAGGAGGAAAACAATCTGTCTAACTGTAAACCAATTGAACCTGTAGATTTTTGTCTTATTCCATGCTACGAGGATTATCTAGTTATGTTTTCAAGTTCATCAG GGAAACTTGGTTGGTCTAATAAGGGTAAAGGAGGATGGCTTATGTACTGTTTGTTTACTGTGTTTGAGGAGTTATTGGATACCAACTTCGACAATTTTCTTCAGATTTTATCAAGAGTCTGTGGTAAAATGGCTACAGATTTAGAAACATCGCATGGAAATAAGGTGTACAATAAAACCAAATCAGCAGCAGTCATATATCATATGTTAACCAAAGATTTATATCTACGACCAAAATCTATGATGGAAAGTGAAACTTGA